The Cystobacter fuscus DSM 2262 region GAGCGTGCCGTAGTCCGGGTGCACCGCGTAGAAGTCCGCGATGTCGTAGCCGTCATCCCTCAGGGGCGAGGGATAGTGCGGCAGGAGCCACAGGCAGGTGATGCCCAGGTCCTGCAGGTAGGGCAGCTTCTCGATGAGCCCGGGGATGTCCCCGTGTCCGTCGCCATTGGAGTCATGGAAGGCGCGGATGTGGAGCTCGTAGATGACGGCTTTCTTAAACCAGAGCGGGTCCGTCTGGGTCATGGATGGGGAGCCTTGGCCTTATTCGTAGTAGTCGAACGCTTGCTCACTGCGGCGGAAGCGGTAGATGGCCCAGATCGACGCGGGCTGCTCGGGCGTGAGCCGCACGTGCGCCGTGGGTCCTTGCCACAAGCCGCGCGTGTCCGTCATCAACTCATGCACCTGGTACGTCTCGTCGGGGGCGATCCCCAACTCCTCCAGGGGCACGTGCAGCACGGATTCCTGCGCGTTGAAGGGATCGAAGCTCACCGCCACCAGCACCTGGCTCGTGCCGTCCGGGGTGCGCTTGAGATACGACATGACCTGCTCGTTCTCCGAGGGGAAGAAGCGCAGGTTGTCGTAGAGCTGGAAGGCGCGGTGGCGCTGGCGGATGCCATTGAGCCGGGCGATGTAGTCGCGGATGTTGCCCGGCTGCTCCGGATTCCACGCCTTGAGCTGGTACTTCTCCGAGTCGAGGTACTCCTCCTTGCCCGGCGCCACGGGGGTGCCGTCACAGAACTCGTAGCCGCAGTACATGCCCCACACGCTCGAGAGCGTGGCGGCCATGGCGGCGCGCAGCCGGAAGCCCGCGGGGCCACTGCGCTGGAGGAACTCGGGGAGGATGTCCGGCGTGTTGGGCCAGAGGTTGCCGCGCATGTAGTCGGACACGGGCGGGCTCGTGATCTCCTCCAGGTACTCCTCCATCTCCTGCTTGAAGTTGCGCCAGGTGAAGTAGGTGTACGACTGCTGGAAGCCGAGCTTGGCCAGGGCCTTCATCACCTTGGGGCGGGTGAACGCCTCGGCGAGGAAGACGACGTCGGGGCGCTCGGTCTGCACCTCGCGGATCATCCACGCCCAGAACTGCATGGGCTTGGTGTGCGGGTTGTCCACGCGGAAGATGCGCACGCCCTGGTTCACCCAGTGCATGACGACGCTCTTGAGTTCCGGCCACAGCGTGTCGCGCGCGGGGCCGAGCCAGTCGAAGTTGACGATGTCCTCGTAGCGCTTGGGCGGGTTCTCCGCCGTCTTGATGGTGCCGTCGGGCCGGTGGAGGAACCACTCGGGGTGTTCCTTCACGTAGGGGTGGTCCGGCGAGCACTGATAGGCCAGATCCATGGCGATCTCGATGCCGTGGGCGTTGGCCTCCTTCACGAAGCGCGCGAAGTCCTCGAGCGTGCCGAGCTGGGGGTGGATGGCCTTGTGGCCGCCCTCGGCGCCGCCGATGGCCCAGGGGCTGCCCACGTCGTCGGGGCCGGCGGTGAGGCTGTTGTTCTTGCCCTTGCGCGCCTTGAGGCCGATGGGGTGCACCGGCGGCAGGTAGATGACGTCGAAGCCCATGTCGCGCACGTAGGGCAGCCACTTCTCCGCGTCCTTGAACGTGCCGTGCGTGCGCCCGTCGCGCACCGCCGAGCGCGGGAAGAACTCGTACCAGGAGCCGTAGCGCGCCTTCTCCCGGTCCACGAAGACCTCGAGCACCCGCTCATAGCGCGTGGCGACCGAGCGGTCCGCGTACGCCGAGGCCGTCTGGAGCAGGGTGGGGTCCATGGCCGCGGCGATGGCGCGGTGGTTCATCCCCGCGTCGAAGAGCTTCGCCGCCTCGAGGAAGTGCCGGGCGTGCTCGGGACTGCCGGCCTTCTCGGCGCGCTCGGCGTGGCCGCGCAGCATCGCGGCGCCCTCGAGCAGCTCGCTCTTCACGTCGCGGCCCGCGTCCACCTTGCGCTTGAGCTCGGACACCCACGTCGCGAAGAAGTCCGGCCAGGCCTCCACCGTGTACTCGTAGCGGCCGTTGCTCAAGAGCGGCACCGAGGCCTCGAACAAGTCGTTGCCCTTGGCCACCATGGGGATCTCGGCCCACTCCGTCGCCTGGGGCTTGGGCGCGGATTGCCTCCAGCGCACCACCGCCACCAGGACATCGT contains the following coding sequences:
- a CDS encoding alpha-1,4-glucan--maltose-1-phosphate maltosyltransferase, which translates into the protein MSERIGSTVIENVRPQLDAGRWAVKRVEGESLVVQADIFKEGHDVLVAVVRWRQSAPKPQATEWAEIPMVAKGNDLFEASVPLLSNGRYEYTVEAWPDFFATWVSELKRKVDAGRDVKSELLEGAAMLRGHAERAEKAGSPEHARHFLEAAKLFDAGMNHRAIAAAMDPTLLQTASAYADRSVATRYERVLEVFVDREKARYGSWYEFFPRSAVRDGRTHGTFKDAEKWLPYVRDMGFDVIYLPPVHPIGLKARKGKNNSLTAGPDDVGSPWAIGGAEGGHKAIHPQLGTLEDFARFVKEANAHGIEIAMDLAYQCSPDHPYVKEHPEWFLHRPDGTIKTAENPPKRYEDIVNFDWLGPARDTLWPELKSVVMHWVNQGVRIFRVDNPHTKPMQFWAWMIREVQTERPDVVFLAEAFTRPKVMKALAKLGFQQSYTYFTWRNFKQEMEEYLEEITSPPVSDYMRGNLWPNTPDILPEFLQRSGPAGFRLRAAMAATLSSVWGMYCGYEFCDGTPVAPGKEEYLDSEKYQLKAWNPEQPGNIRDYIARLNGIRQRHRAFQLYDNLRFFPSENEQVMSYLKRTPDGTSQVLVAVSFDPFNAQESVLHVPLEELGIAPDETYQVHELMTDTRGLWQGPTAHVRLTPEQPASIWAIYRFRRSEQAFDYYE